In Camelina sativa cultivar DH55 chromosome 16, Cs, whole genome shotgun sequence, a single window of DNA contains:
- the LOC104751615 gene encoding pentatricopeptide repeat-containing protein At1g77170-like — protein MFFFSGLTLISKLHVTTKTRTNHLTIFHRLNHIASVSASTLTSLWPQDRNNILATLLTNCTSLARVRRIHGDIFRSRILDQYPIPFLWNNIMRSYIRHDSPLDAVQVYLGMVRSNILPDRYTLPVVIKAAVQIHDFTMGKQLHSVAVRLGFVGDEFCESGFITLYFKAGEFENARKVFDENPERKLGSWNAVIGGLNHAGRADEAVEMFTEMKRSGFEPDDTTMVSVTSACGGLGNLSLACQLHKCVLQAKTQDKSDIMMMNSLIDMYGKCGRMDLASLVFGKMPQRNVVSWSSMIMSYAANGNTLEALECFRQMRDIGVKPNKVTFVGVLSACVHGGLVEEGKAYFAMMKSEFELEPGLSHYGCIVDLLSRDGQLEDAKKVVEGMPMKPNVMVWGCLMGVCEKFGDVEMAEWVAQHMVELEPWNDGVYVVLANVYALRGMWKDVERVRNMMKDQKLAKVPAYSYASTTF, from the coding sequence atgttcttcttctctggtcTCACTCTGATCTCCAAGCTTCATGTTACAACTAAGACGAGAACAAATCACTTGACAATCTTCCACCGTCTGAATCATATCGCCTCTGTCTCAGCTTCCACGCTTACGTCTCTTTGGCCTCAAGATCGAAACAATATCTTGGCTACTCTGTTAACAAACTGCACTAGTCTCGCTCGTGTCCGTCGGATCCATGGTGATATCTTCCGCTCACGCATCCTCGATCAATACCCGATCCCTTTCTTATGGAACAACATCATGCGATCCTACATACGACATGATTCTCCTCTCGATGCAGTTCAAGTGTACCTCGGCATGGTGAGATCAAATATTTTGCCCGATCGATACACTCTTCCGGTTGTAATCAAAGCCGCCGTTCAGATTCATGACTTTACGATGGGAAAGCAGCTTCATTCCGTCGCCGTGAGGTTAGGGTTCGTCGGAGACGAGTTCTGCGAGAGTGGGTTTATAACGTTGTATTTCAAAGCAGGGGAATTTGAGAATGCACgtaaggtgttcgatgaaaatCCTGAGAGGAAGCTGGGGTCTTGGAACGCTGTTATCGGAGGGTTGAATCACGCTGGGCGAGCTGATGAGGCTGTGGAAATGTTTACGGAGATGAAAAGGAGTGGATTTGAGCCGGATGATACCACTATGGTGAGTGTGACTTCAGCTTGTGGAGGATTAGGTAACTTGAGCTTAGCTTGTCAGTTGCATAAATGCGTTCTACAAGCTAAAACCCAAGACAAATCAGATATCATGATGATGAATTCTCTCATTGATATGTATGGAAAATGCGGGCGTATGGATTTAGCTAGTCTAGTGTTCGGGAAAATGCCACAGAGAAACGTTGTTTCCTGGAGTTCCATGATCATGAGTTACGCAGCTAACGGGAATACATTAGAGGCCTTGGAATGCTTCCGTCAGATGAGAGATATTGGTGTTAAACCAAACAAGGTCACGTTCGTGGGAGTTCTCAGTGCTTGCGTCCATGGAGGTCTTGTCGAGGAAGGAAAAGCGTATTTCGCAATGATGAAGTCAGAATTCGAACTAGAACCGGGCTTATCGCACTACGGATGCATAGTTGATCTGTTGAGCAGGGATGGGCAGCTTGAGGATGCCAAGAAAGTCGTGGAAGGGATGCCAATGAAGCCTAACGTGATGGTTTGGGGTTGTTTGATGGGTGTGTGTGAGAAGTTTGGAGACGTTGAGATGGCTGAGTGGGTGGCTCAACACATGGTCGAGCTCGAGCCTTGGAACGATGGTGTGTATGTTGTCTTGGCTAATGTGTATGCACTCAGAGGGATGTGGAAAGATGTTGAGAGAGTTAGGAATATGATGAAAGACCAGAAGCTTGCTAAGGTTCCTGCCTATAGCTATGCTTCAACGACATTTTGA
- the LOC104751616 gene encoding SNW/SKI-interacting protein produces the protein MTPLKDLLPDPKSTTTTHYDHSNDPWFKNRFVENEAEKSATIIFKVVPVYLKRQGFRPKNPEDFGDGGAFPEIHLAQFPLGMGRNKSNKPGAKTLPVTVDAQGNVVFDAIVRQNENSKKIVYSQHKDIIPKILKDEGYLDTVLDEEEELQKEIQETAEETKAAIEKIVNVRLSAAQPSNVARQSGESKYIKYKPSQQSAAFNSGAKERIIRMVEMPVDPLDPPKFKHKRVPKASGSPPVPVMHSPPRPVTVKDQQDWKIPPCISNWKNPKGYTIPLDKRLAADGRGLQDVQINDNFAKLSEALYVAEQKAREAVSMRSKVQKEMSMKEKERKEQELRALAQKARSERTGAAVSMPVSSDRGRSESVDPRGDYDNYDREREREREREGPKETREEREERIQREKIREERRRERERERRLEAKDAAMGKKSKITRDRDRDISEKVALGMASTGGKGGEVMYDQRLFNQDKGMDSGFVADDQYNLYDKGLFTAQPTLSTLYKPKKDNDEEMYGNADEQLDKIKNTERFKPDKAFTGASERAGTKRDRPVEFEKEEENDPFGLDRWVSDLKKGKKPLDKIGSGGTMRASGGGGSSSRDDHGGSGRTKINFERSGR, from the coding sequence ATGACGCCTCTTAAAGACCTTTTACCTGACCCCAAATCAACCACTACCACGCATTATGATCATTCTAATGATCCATGGTTCAAAAACCGTTTCGTTGAAAACGAGGCCGAGAAGTCCGCAACCATCATCTTTAAAGTGGTACCTGTTTACCTGAAACGTCAAGGTTTCCGTCCCAAGAATCCTGAGGATTTTGGTGATGGTGGTGCTTTCCCTGAGATTCATCTTGCTCAGTTTCCTCTTGGTATGGGTAGGAATAAATCAAATAAGCCTGGAGCCAAGACTCTCCCTGTTACTGTCGATGCTCAGGGTAACGTTGTCTTTGACGCCATTGTGAGGCAGAATGAGAACTCCAAAAAGATTGTTTATTCTCAGCATAAGGATATTATTCCAAAGATTCTCAAAGACGAGGGGTACTTGGATACTGTAttggatgaagaggaggaaTTGCAGAAGGAGATACAGGAGACTGCTGAGGAAACAAAAGCTGCCATTGAGAAGATTGTGAATGTGAGACTCAGTGCAGCGCAGCCTAGTAATGTGGCAAGGCAGTCGGGTGAGTCCAAGTACATCAAGTATAAGCCTTCCCAGCAATCTGCAGCGTTCAATTCCGGTGCTAAAGAGAGGATTATTAGGATGGTGGAGATGCCTGTAGACCCACTTGATCCACCAAAGTTCAAGCATAAGAGAGTCCCAAAGGCTTCTGGTTCTCCGCCTGTTCCGGTCATGCATTCACCGCCCAGGCCTGTTACCGTCAAGGACCAACAAGACTGGAAAATCCCTCCTTGCATCTCAAATTGGAAGAATCCAAAGGGTTACACAATCCCTCTTGATAAACGTCTAGCTGCTGATGGAAGAGGCCTACAGGACGTTCAGATCAATGATAACTTTGCCAAGTTATCAGAGGCGCTCTATGTAGCTGAGCAGAAAGCTAGAGAGGCTGTTTCAATGCGTTCAAAGGTGCAAAAAGAGATGTCAATGAAGGAGAAGGAAAGGAAAGAGCAGGAATTGAGGGCTCTTGCCCAAAAAGCTCGCTCTGAAAGAACTGGTGCAGCTGTGAGTATGCCTGTTTCATCGGACAGGGGTAGGAGTGAAAGTGTTGACCCAAGGGGTGATTATGACAACTATGACCGGgagagagaaagggaaagagagagggaaGGGCCAAAAGAGACTAGAGAGGAAAGGGAGGAACGGATTCAGAGAGAGAAGATCCGAGAAGAGCGTCGTagggaaagagagagggagagaaggtTGGAAGCTAAAGATGCTGCCATGGGCAAGAAGAGCAAGATCACAAGAGATAGAGACCGTGATATCAGTGAGAAAGTTGCTCTTGGAATGGCATCTACTGGAGGGAAAGGTGGTGAAGTTATGTATGATCAACGGCTGTTTAACCAGGACAAAGGAATGGACTCTGGATTCGTTGCTGATGACCAATACAATTTATATGACAAAGGCTTGTTTACTGCACAACCCACTCTTTCAACGCTGTACAAGCCAAAGAAGGATAACGATGAAGAAATGTATGGAAACGCAGATGAACAGCTCGACAAGATCAAGAACACTGAGAGGTTTAAACCTGACAAAGCTTTCACAGGGGCTTCCGAGAGGGCTGGTACCAAGAGAGACCGACCTGTTGAGTTtgagaaggaagaggaaaatgatccttTCGGTCTAGACAGGTGGGTTTCTGATTTGAAGAAAGGTAAGAAACCTTTGGACAAAATCGGGTCTGGAGGAACTATGAGAGCAAGTGGCGGTGGTGGTAGCTCGTCAAGGGATGACCATGGCGGATCTGGTCGAACCAAGATCAATTTCGAACGCAGTGGCCGTTGA